A genomic window from Streptomyces sp. NBC_00234 includes:
- a CDS encoding lamin tail domain-containing protein, with the protein MSACSARRLAATVLAAGAIVSAAALPAMAQDGDRDRHQRRSGVEISAVQADSPGPESRSNRSLNREWIEITNTHRRAVNLDGWTLRDEDGNRYRFDNIRLAGRATVRIHTGIGRDTRTDLYQDRRHYMWDNHSDTATLRDDHRNVVDTESWRRGGHHHH; encoded by the coding sequence ATGTCTGCTTGTTCCGCCCGCCGTCTGGCCGCTACCGTTCTCGCGGCCGGCGCCATCGTTTCCGCCGCCGCTCTGCCGGCCATGGCTCAGGATGGCGACAGGGACCGCCACCAGCGTCGCTCCGGCGTCGAGATCAGCGCCGTACAGGCCGACAGCCCCGGCCCCGAGAGCCGCTCGAACCGGTCACTGAACCGTGAGTGGATCGAAATCACCAACACCCACCGGCGCGCGGTCAACCTGGATGGCTGGACCCTGCGCGACGAGGACGGAAACCGCTACCGCTTCGACAACATCCGCCTCGCCGGCCGCGCAACCGTCCGCATCCACACCGGTATCGGCCGCGACACCCGCACCGACCTCTACCAGGACCGCCGCCACTACATGTGGGACAACCACTCCGACACCGCGACCCTGCGCGACGACCACCGCAACGTCGTGGACACCGAGTCCTGGCGCCGCGGCGGACACCACCACCACTGA
- a CDS encoding cyclophilin-like fold protein: protein MPHTALRTIAHAVPAAALLLTVTACSATPDTTPAASPPQGSPQQSATDRPTTEPSEENSAMRIRLMIDGHSVDAALNDSSTARDFAALLPLTLDLDDFQETERVTDLPRKLSTDGAPASSDPKAGDLAFYAPWGNLALFYRDGHRSPGLVILGRLTERDDIARLADADRVRIQPAS from the coding sequence ATGCCCCACACCGCCCTGCGCACCATCGCTCACGCGGTCCCGGCCGCGGCGCTGCTGCTCACTGTGACGGCGTGCAGCGCTACGCCGGACACCACACCTGCGGCCTCGCCGCCCCAGGGTTCACCGCAGCAGTCCGCGACGGATCGGCCGACGACCGAACCCTCAGAGGAGAACAGCGCCATGCGCATCCGCCTCATGATCGACGGCCACAGCGTGGACGCCGCCTTGAACGACAGCTCCACCGCGCGGGACTTCGCCGCGCTGCTGCCGCTCACCCTCGATCTCGACGACTTCCAGGAAACCGAGCGCGTCACCGACCTGCCGCGCAAGCTGAGCACCGACGGCGCCCCGGCGTCGTCCGACCCCAAGGCGGGTGACCTGGCCTTCTACGCGCCGTGGGGCAACCTGGCCCTCTTCTACCGCGACGGCCACCGCTCACCGGGCCTGGTCATCCTCGGCCGCCTCACCGAACGGGACGACATCGCGCGCCTGGCCGACGCCGACCGCGTCCGCATCCAGCCCGCCTCCTGA
- a CDS encoding MFS transporter, with the protein MSAPAAHAPGKLPFVVWVLAAGTFLMGTTEFVIAGILPEIAPDLGASVSHAGLLITAFAVGMIVGGPTMALATLRLPQRLTLVLALAVFAAGHVVAALTSSFTVVLAARFVTALATGAFWAVGFVIATTAAGPANATRAVSVMMGGLTLANVVGVPAGSLIGHVTGWRGLFWSLAALAALAAAVIGRFIPRTEQRAQVSVRDEIRALRQGRLWLALASAVLIMGGVLAVYTYITPLLTDRAGIPAGVVPLVLIAFGAGALGGTAIGGRFGDRRPMATTIPAAAATALILLALIPLSTAPAAAIALIFLMALAGFTINPVVTALAVRLAGDAPTLASALTTSAYNTGIAVGSALAGQALASPLGVTGPALIGAVFACLTLLPLIALAVTSKHGTTRTVAHSVRDTPVPPARTTTEVTSSQS; encoded by the coding sequence ATGTCCGCTCCCGCCGCTCACGCGCCGGGCAAGCTGCCCTTCGTCGTGTGGGTGCTTGCCGCTGGCACCTTCCTGATGGGCACCACCGAGTTCGTCATCGCCGGGATCCTCCCGGAAATCGCCCCCGACCTCGGCGCCAGCGTCTCCCACGCCGGACTGCTGATCACGGCCTTCGCCGTCGGCATGATCGTCGGCGGTCCGACCATGGCCCTGGCCACCCTGCGCCTGCCCCAACGCCTCACCCTCGTCCTCGCCCTGGCGGTGTTCGCTGCCGGGCACGTCGTGGCAGCCCTCACCAGTTCCTTCACCGTCGTCCTGGCCGCCCGTTTCGTCACCGCGCTGGCCACCGGCGCGTTCTGGGCCGTCGGCTTCGTCATCGCCACCACCGCCGCCGGACCCGCGAATGCCACCCGGGCCGTCAGCGTGATGATGGGCGGCCTGACCCTGGCCAACGTCGTCGGCGTCCCCGCTGGGTCCCTCATCGGTCACGTCACCGGCTGGCGCGGACTGTTCTGGTCCCTGGCCGCGCTCGCCGCCCTCGCCGCCGCCGTGATCGGGCGCTTCATCCCCCGAACGGAGCAACGCGCCCAGGTCTCCGTACGCGACGAAATTCGGGCGCTGCGGCAGGGCCGCCTGTGGCTGGCACTGGCCTCGGCCGTGCTGATCATGGGCGGTGTGCTGGCCGTCTACACCTACATCACACCCCTGCTGACCGACCGTGCGGGCATCCCGGCCGGTGTCGTGCCGCTGGTGCTGATCGCGTTCGGCGCCGGCGCGCTGGGCGGCACCGCGATCGGCGGCCGGTTCGGCGACCGCCGTCCGATGGCCACCACGATCCCGGCTGCCGCAGCGACCGCGCTGATCCTGCTCGCGCTGATCCCGCTGTCCACCGCCCCGGCCGCCGCCATCGCCCTGATCTTCCTCATGGCCCTGGCCGGGTTCACGATCAACCCGGTCGTCACCGCCCTCGCCGTCCGCTTGGCCGGCGACGCCCCCACCTTGGCCTCGGCGCTGACCACGTCCGCGTACAACACCGGCATCGCCGTCGGTTCCGCGCTCGCCGGGCAGGCCCTCGCCTCCCCTCTCGGTGTGACCGGACCCGCCCTGATCGGTGCCGTCTTCGCATGCCTGACCCTGCTGCCGCTGATCGCCCTGGCCGTCACCAGCAAGCACGGGACGACGCGCACCGTCGCCCACAGCGTTCGCGACACGCCTGTCCCGCCAGCGCGCACGACCACTGAAGTGACGTCGTCGCAGAGCTGA
- a CDS encoding zinc-dependent alcohol dehydrogenase family protein, with protein sequence MRGAMIYAPGDIRFETLDDPKILNPTDAIIRTAVTCVCGSDLWPYRGAEPTDEPHPMGHEYVGFVEEVGSEVTAVRPGQFVIGSFATSDNTCAHCKNGFQSNCLHREFMSTCQADYVRIPNAQGTLVATDGVPGEELWPGLLAVSDVMGTGWWAADAAEVKPGSTAVVVGDGAVGLCAVIAAKEMGAERIIAMSRHASRQQLAREFGATDIVAERGEEGVERIKELTGGIGADSVLECVGTSQAMRQALHSARPGGNVGFVGVPHDVAVDGQELFFSHVGLRGGPAPVRRYLPDLIDRVQSGRIDPGKVFDLTLPLNEVAEGYRAMDERRAIKALLKP encoded by the coding sequence ATGCGCGGCGCAATGATCTACGCCCCCGGCGACATCCGCTTCGAGACCCTGGACGACCCGAAGATCCTCAATCCGACCGACGCGATCATCCGCACCGCCGTGACGTGTGTGTGCGGCTCGGATCTGTGGCCCTACCGCGGCGCCGAACCGACGGACGAGCCGCATCCGATGGGCCATGAGTACGTCGGCTTCGTCGAGGAGGTCGGCTCCGAGGTCACGGCGGTCAGGCCGGGCCAGTTCGTGATCGGTTCGTTCGCCACCTCGGACAACACCTGCGCGCACTGCAAGAACGGCTTCCAGTCCAACTGCCTGCACCGCGAATTCATGTCAACCTGCCAGGCCGACTACGTCCGCATCCCCAACGCCCAGGGCACTCTGGTCGCCACCGACGGCGTGCCGGGCGAGGAGCTGTGGCCGGGCCTGCTGGCGGTCTCCGACGTCATGGGGACCGGCTGGTGGGCCGCGGACGCGGCCGAGGTGAAGCCCGGCTCGACCGCCGTGGTGGTCGGTGACGGCGCGGTCGGCCTGTGCGCGGTGATCGCCGCCAAGGAGATGGGCGCCGAGCGCATCATCGCCATGTCCCGCCACGCCTCCCGGCAGCAGCTGGCCCGCGAGTTCGGCGCCACCGACATCGTCGCCGAGCGCGGCGAGGAGGGCGTCGAGCGGATCAAGGAGCTGACCGGCGGGATCGGCGCCGACAGTGTGCTGGAGTGCGTCGGCACCTCCCAGGCCATGCGCCAGGCTCTGCACTCCGCCCGGCCCGGCGGGAACGTCGGCTTCGTCGGCGTCCCCCACGACGTCGCGGTCGACGGCCAGGAGCTGTTCTTCTCCCACGTCGGCCTGCGCGGCGGTCCCGCTCCCGTACGCCGCTACCTGCCCGACCTCATCGACCGCGTCCAGTCGGGCCGGATCGACCCGGGCAAAGTCTTCGACCTCACCCTGCCGCTCAACGAGGTCGCCGAGGGCTACCGGGCGATGGACGAGCGCCGCGCCATCAAGGCACTCCTGAAGCCCTGA
- a CDS encoding DUF1206 domain-containing protein yields MVTPSSTRQVVKSAARSAQNETLTAAGRAGFVARGVVYVLIGALALRVALGTGGESADRQGALAQVAEQPFGRVMLWALVVGFASMALWRGTRAVRTRGPRRKAGSRVLDGGRAAFYAFVCWTTAVYAAGGGQGSSGNEQSQDGTASALKLSYGQVLVGSAGCLLIGIGGVLAVRAALSRFMKQLDTATMSRRTKQVVTALGVAGGVARGVVFAAAGIFILVAAVRFDPAEAKGVDATLRSFTQTPAGPWLLIAVAIGLILFGVFSFASARWRRL; encoded by the coding sequence ATTGTGACGCCGTCCAGCACGCGCCAGGTCGTGAAGTCCGCGGCCCGTTCCGCGCAGAACGAGACGCTGACTGCCGCGGGGCGGGCGGGCTTTGTCGCTCGGGGCGTGGTGTATGTCCTGATAGGTGCCCTTGCCCTTCGAGTTGCGCTCGGCACCGGCGGTGAGTCGGCTGATCGGCAGGGCGCGCTGGCCCAAGTCGCGGAGCAGCCGTTCGGGAGAGTGATGCTGTGGGCGCTGGTGGTCGGCTTCGCGTCTATGGCGCTGTGGCGGGGTACTCGCGCCGTGCGCACCCGGGGACCCCGACGCAAGGCGGGTTCACGAGTCCTCGATGGTGGGCGGGCGGCCTTCTACGCCTTCGTCTGCTGGACCACGGCGGTGTATGCCGCCGGTGGCGGCCAGGGCTCCAGCGGCAACGAGCAGTCGCAGGACGGGACGGCATCTGCGCTCAAACTGTCGTACGGCCAGGTACTGGTGGGGTCTGCGGGCTGCCTCCTGATCGGCATCGGCGGGGTACTCGCCGTCCGGGCGGCTCTGAGCCGCTTCATGAAGCAGTTGGACACCGCCACCATGAGCCGTCGTACGAAGCAGGTCGTCACCGCTCTGGGTGTGGCTGGAGGCGTGGCGCGTGGTGTGGTGTTCGCCGCGGCCGGGATCTTCATCCTGGTGGCAGCCGTCCGCTTCGACCCGGCCGAGGCCAAGGGCGTGGACGCGACGCTCCGGAGCTTCACACAGACACCGGCGGGACCGTGGCTCCTGATCGCCGTCGCGATCGGGCTGATCCTCTTCGGCGTCTTCTCCTTCGCCTCGGCCCGCTGGCGCCGCCTGTAA
- a CDS encoding helix-turn-helix transcriptional regulator yields the protein MDNQAEVREFLTSRRAKITPEQAGLPSGSRRRVPGLRRSEVAALADMSVEYYSKLERGNLAGASPAVLEALARALRLDDAERAHLLNLAHAADGSDALTRPRRRTPQWKAHRSLQWVLDAVTAGPAFVRNGRMDILATNHLARAFYDDVYATPHNQANLALFNFLDSASRRFYPDWDQAADVAVSILRTEAGRNPHDKGLHDLVGELSTRSDDFRTRWGAHNVRHHGTGTKRFHHQAVGELTLAYEGLEMAAEPGLTLTIYTAEPGSPSEEGLRLLASWAATRDADATEPSASS from the coding sequence GTGGACAACCAAGCAGAGGTCCGCGAGTTCCTGACCTCGCGGCGCGCCAAGATCACTCCCGAGCAGGCGGGCCTGCCCTCCGGCAGTCGGCGACGGGTGCCAGGTCTGCGCAGGAGCGAAGTCGCCGCCCTGGCCGACATGAGCGTGGAGTACTACTCCAAACTCGAGCGCGGCAACCTCGCCGGCGCCTCCCCGGCCGTCCTGGAAGCCCTCGCCCGCGCCCTCCGGCTGGATGACGCCGAACGTGCTCACCTACTGAACCTCGCCCACGCGGCGGACGGCTCCGACGCCCTCACGCGCCCCCGGCGGCGTACCCCGCAGTGGAAGGCGCACCGCAGCCTGCAATGGGTCCTGGACGCCGTCACCGCTGGCCCGGCCTTCGTCCGCAACGGCCGCATGGACATCCTCGCCACGAACCACCTCGCCCGCGCCTTCTACGACGACGTCTACGCCACGCCCCACAACCAGGCCAACCTGGCACTCTTCAACTTCCTCGACTCCGCCTCCCGGCGCTTCTACCCCGACTGGGACCAGGCCGCCGACGTCGCCGTGTCGATCCTGCGCACCGAAGCCGGCCGCAACCCCCACGACAAGGGCCTGCACGACCTCGTCGGCGAGCTCTCCACCCGAAGCGACGACTTCCGCACCCGCTGGGGCGCCCACAACGTCCGCCACCACGGCACCGGAACCAAACGCTTCCACCACCAGGCCGTCGGCGAGCTGACCCTCGCCTACGAAGGACTGGAGATGGCCGCCGAACCCGGCCTGACCCTCACGATCTACACCGCCGAACCCGGCTCACCCTCCGAAGAGGGGTTGCGCCTCCTCGCGTCCTGGGCCGCCACCCGAGATGCCGACGCCACGGAGCCCTCCGCGTCGAGCTGA
- a CDS encoding DUF2716 domain-containing protein, which yields MALSPYPDGDYCICLSEDFRCGSFGHSLGRVPLPVR from the coding sequence TTGGCTCTGAGCCCGTACCCCGACGGGGATTACTGCATCTGCCTCTCGGAAGACTTCCGCTGCGGCAGTTTTGGTCACTCCTTGGGAAGAGTCCCTCTGCCTGTTCGGTGA
- the yidD gene encoding membrane protein insertion efficiency factor YidD: MAAALYRSVRHYRVAVSPARPACCPYTPSCSTYAVQALHRHGTLRGGWLILVRLLRCRPEVARRRGFRDPVPPGRG, encoded by the coding sequence GTGGCCGCCGCGTTGTACCGGTCCGTACGCCACTATCGCGTCGCCGTCAGCCCGGCCAGGCCGGCGTGCTGCCCGTACACCCCGAGCTGCTCGACCTACGCGGTCCAGGCGCTCCACCGCCACGGGACCCTTCGCGGCGGCTGGCTGATCCTGGTGCGCCTGCTGCGCTGCCGCCCGGAGGTGGCCCGCCGCCGGGGCTTCCGGGACCCGGTGCCGCCTGGCCGCGGCTGA
- a CDS encoding SDR family NAD(P)-dependent oxidoreductase yields MTTFALVGAGPGLGLACARRFGAAGHTVALLSRNAEHLDPLVAELNRDSIQARGYTADVLAPDSLSTALRRAGEELGPVEVLQFSPVPRADFMKPVLETSPADLNDPLAFSIKGPLNCVNTVLPGMRALGRGTLLFVNGGSAVRPHPDRAGTSIAFAGESAYAAMLHQALADENIHAAQLIVPGAISPDAEHSSPSALAERLYSLHTDRDGFRHYAEPMPD; encoded by the coding sequence ATGACGACCTTCGCCCTCGTCGGCGCCGGTCCCGGCCTCGGCCTGGCCTGCGCCCGCCGCTTCGGCGCCGCCGGCCACACCGTCGCTCTCCTGTCGCGCAACGCCGAACACCTCGACCCTCTCGTGGCCGAGCTGAACCGAGACAGCATCCAGGCCCGCGGCTACACCGCCGACGTCCTGGCCCCCGACTCCCTCAGCACCGCCCTGCGACGGGCCGGTGAGGAGCTGGGGCCGGTGGAGGTCCTGCAGTTCAGCCCAGTGCCCCGCGCCGACTTCATGAAGCCGGTCCTCGAAACCAGCCCGGCCGACCTGAACGATCCGCTCGCCTTCTCCATCAAGGGCCCGCTGAACTGCGTGAACACGGTCCTGCCCGGGATGCGGGCGCTGGGGCGCGGCACGCTGCTGTTCGTCAACGGCGGCAGCGCGGTCCGCCCGCACCCCGACCGTGCGGGCACCTCGATCGCGTTCGCCGGCGAGAGCGCGTACGCGGCGATGCTGCACCAGGCGCTCGCCGACGAGAACATCCACGCCGCCCAGCTCATCGTGCCCGGAGCCATCAGCCCGGACGCCGAGCACTCCAGCCCGAGCGCGCTGGCCGAGCGGCTGTACAGCCTGCACACCGACCGGGACGGCTTTCGGCACTACGCCGAACCGATGCCCGACTGA